In Argonema galeatum A003/A1, a single window of DNA contains:
- the hslO gene encoding Hsp33 family molecular chaperone HslO, translating to MADQLIRATAADGGIRAVGAIATRLTEEARRRHKLSYVATAALGRTMSAGLLLVSNMKRAESRVNIRVKGNGPLGGILVDAGLDGTVRGYVGNPSIELPPNAKGKLDVGGAVGQEGYLYVVRDVGYGYPYSSTVELVSGEIGDDVANYLVNSEQTPSALVVGVFLEAGQVKAAGGILLQVLPKAARDEALVETLESRVGALSGFTPLLQAGKTLPDIFQHLLGDMGLVLLPETQLLRFHCGCSRSRLMGALKMLGEAEIQDMIEKDNGAEATCHFCGEVYKASSDELVELIVELYGAQS from the coding sequence ATGGCCGATCAGTTAATTCGTGCTACGGCAGCCGATGGCGGGATTCGTGCGGTTGGTGCGATCGCAACACGCCTCACAGAAGAAGCCAGACGACGGCACAAGCTCTCTTATGTGGCAACAGCGGCCTTGGGCCGCACAATGTCAGCAGGGCTCTTGCTAGTCTCCAACATGAAGCGAGCCGAATCGAGAGTAAATATTCGAGTCAAGGGTAATGGCCCCTTGGGTGGTATTCTTGTCGATGCCGGTTTAGATGGAACAGTACGCGGCTATGTGGGAAATCCCTCGATCGAACTGCCACCTAATGCTAAAGGCAAACTTGATGTAGGTGGAGCGGTGGGTCAGGAAGGCTACCTTTACGTTGTGCGAGATGTTGGATACGGCTATCCCTATTCCAGTACTGTGGAGCTAGTTTCGGGTGAAATTGGCGATGACGTAGCTAATTACCTAGTAAATTCCGAACAGACCCCTTCAGCTCTAGTTGTAGGCGTGTTTCTTGAGGCTGGCCAAGTTAAGGCAGCTGGAGGCATCCTACTGCAAGTCCTCCCCAAAGCAGCAAGAGACGAAGCGCTGGTGGAAACTTTAGAGTCTAGAGTCGGGGCTCTATCGGGATTCACGCCATTATTGCAGGCAGGCAAGACATTGCCGGATATTTTTCAGCATCTGCTGGGTGACATGGGACTGGTGCTATTACCAGAGACACAATTGCTACGCTTCCATTGTGGCTGCTCTAGAAGTCGCCTGATGGGGGCTTTAAAGATGCTGGGGGAAGCTGAAATCCAAGACATGATTGAAAAAGATAATGGTGCTGAGGCAACCTGTCACTTCTGTGGGGAAGTCTACAAAGCTAGCAGCGACGAACTGGTTGAGCTGATTGTGGAACTTTACGGGGCCCAATCCTGA